A window of Rhododendron vialii isolate Sample 1 chromosome 13a, ASM3025357v1 contains these coding sequences:
- the LOC131314464 gene encoding uncharacterized protein LOC131314464, whose amino-acid sequence MEYQQQSQMLRVKNSGMLSNNGSPVMEDREEEMTRSVLSAFRAKEEEIERKKMEVKDKVQAHLGRVEEETKRLAEIREELHALADPMRKEVSIVRKKIDLANRELKPLGLTCQKKEKEYKEALEAFNEKNREKAQLLVKLTEMVNESERTRMKKLQELSKNIDSLH is encoded by the exons ATGGAATATCAGCAACAATCACAAATGTTGCGGGTGAAAAATTCCGGCATGCTGAGTAACAATGGGAGCCCAGTAATGGAAGATAGGGAAGAGGAGATGACGAGGTCGGTTCTGTCTGCGTTCCGTGCAAAGGAAGAAGAGATTGAGAGgaagaagatggaggtcaaGGACAAGGTTCAGGCTCATTTGGGTCGCGTGGAAGAGGAAACTAAAAGGCTCGCTGAGATTCGGGAA GAACTTCATGCACTGGCAGATCCAATGAGGAAAGAAGTGTCGATTGTGCGTAAGAAGATTGACCTTGCAAACAGAGAGTTGAAGCCACTGGGACTGACCTGCCAGAAGAAG gaaaaagaatacaaagaaGCCCTTGAAGCTTTCAATGAAAAGAACAGGGAAAAGGCTCAACTGCTTGTGAAATTAACGGAG ATGGTGAATGAAAGTGAGAGAACGAGGATGAAGAAGCTGCAGGAGCTGAGCAAGAACATAGATTCCCTACACTGA